One window of the Anopheles aquasalis chromosome X, idAnoAquaMG_Q_19, whole genome shotgun sequence genome contains the following:
- the LOC126570856 gene encoding uncharacterized protein LOC126570856, whose product MPKFTPYIKVKARKLIPETKMKKASIVLLIILCNQIESSFLDNQDLTNNPGMFAIQIGTARIIEDYHLVIHRFDIGKYESIVQQYKNIIYELDEKFKTIKANSNKQQTLADSKQISGITNILKQKYEQTYSMVRNFKPIASKPKRAIDILGTVIKTITGNLDHNDYVDLSNKIDVLRLSTNKLITENNAQITINSEFEQRLNNITDAARTQAQEIHDFIRLSNFKSNDLGEIQQKIHLHNVIFSLDNIREQLNVIFESVQLAKLGILSKALLFPTEMNFIMNILLEEGLKIKSYDQAYEYLEPIAIHHNHQIHLLIKIPKLRSGSYSMLRIEPIPINQSVIHVQSKYAVINKHESYLIDKFNLIEGEYILKQINLQNVTNNQCEHQLFRANHSKCVFTQHDNYMEVTIIENYGVLIKNAQLTTFENTCGYGKRNLTGTFFVYFKNCTISVDKTQYGNKQMEFEEQPKVIPLNSIVIETNGMHFDAFQNMTKLHIDNREKITKLE is encoded by the exons ATGCCAAAATTCACCCCTTACATTAAAGTAAAAGCGAGGAAACTAATCCCCG AGACAAAGATGAAGAAAGCATCGATTGTTCTATTAATCATCTTATGCAACCAAATCGAAAGCTCCTTCTTGGACAATCAAGATTTAACGAACAACCCTGGAATGTTTGCGATTCAAATAGGAACAGCCCGAATTATTGAAGACTATCATCTTGTTATACACAGATTTGATATTGGCAAGTACGAATCAATAGTACAGCAATATAAAAATATCATATATGAGTtagatgaaaaatttaaaactatCAAAgccaattcaaacaaacaacaaacattagCAGATTCCAAGCAAATATCAGGCATCACAAATATTCTGAAACAAAAATATGAGCAAACCTATTCCATGGTCAGAAATTTCAAACCAATAGCTTCAAAACCTAAAAGAGCTATTGACATCTTAGGAACTGTTATTAAAACAATAACAGGAAACTTAGATCATAACGATTATGTAGACCTATCGAACAAAATTGATGTATTGCGTCTATCCACTAATAAACTAATAACGGAGAATAATGCGCAAATCACAATCAACAGCGAATTCGAGCAACGTCTGAACAACATAACGGATGCAGCAAGAACACAAGCACAGGAAATCCATGATTTCATCCGTTTATCCAACTTCAAATCTAATGATCTAGGTGAAATTCAACAGAAAATTCATTTGCACAATGTCATTTTCAGCCTTGATAACATTAGAGAACAACTTAACGTTATCTTCGAGTCTGTGCAACTAGCAAAACTTGGGATACTATCAAAGGCATTGCTTTTTCCAACAGAAATGAACTTTATAATGAACATACTTTTGGAAGAAGGACTTAAGATAAAAAGTTACGATCAAGCTTACGAGTATTTGGAACCAATAGCAATCCACCACAATCATCAGATACACTTGCTgataaaaattccaaaacttCGATCCGGCAGTTACTCTATGTTGAGAATTGAACCGATtccgatcaatcaatcagtgATACATGTACAATCTAAATACGCTGTTATAAACAAACACGAATCTTATTTAATAGACAAGTTCAACCTTATTGAAGGCGAATACATTCTAAAACAGATCAACCTACAAAATGTTACCAACAACCAATGCGAGCATCAACTGTTCCGTGCCAACCATAGTAAATGTGTATTCACACAACACGATAACTATATGGAAGTTACAATTATCGAAAACTATGGAGTACTTATTAAAAATGCTCAATTAACAACTTTCGAAAACACCTGTGGATACGGCAAAAGAAATCTCACCGGTACATTCTTCGTATATTTCAAAAACTGCACAATTTCCGTTGATAAAACCCAGtatggaaacaaacaaatggaattCGAAGAGCAACCGAAAGTCATACCACTTAATTCCATTGTCATAGAAACAAACGGAATGCACTTCGACGCCTTTCAAAATATGACAAAACTTCATATTGACAACAGAGAAAAAATCACCAAATTAGAATAA